One window of the Solanum stenotomum isolate F172 chromosome 11, ASM1918654v1, whole genome shotgun sequence genome contains the following:
- the LOC125844401 gene encoding beta-amyrin 28-monooxygenase-like isoform X2 translates to MDLFLLSFATTLTIIIYSLFKYFFAKPKEKMPLAPGTFGWPIIGETIQFLNSLYYGLVHEFVQERTKKYNSHVFKTSLLGQKVVIFSGPAANKFIFTQGNKLIIGWRPKSVQKLFPSTSFVPIEHDTKRAHNVISYFLNSQNVERLISTMDNMSHLHLKNHWKGKHEVIVYDLVKLFTFSLSIRAFMGIEESDKILNLYEKFKIFTQGLLAVDINLPGTTFYKAMKAGNELRKQMKVIIKQRKVELSENPNLSKVDVLTQMINEQDEDGKYMTEVEIEDKVFGFIIGSYDTTATTITLTMKYLQQMPEYFNEIIQEQNEISMQMMPREELCWNDIQKMRKTWSFVNEVLRNTPVVQGIFREAIEDFTYEDFYIPKGWKIYLSFGATQKNGEYFPNPTKFDPSRFEGNGQVPYTSVPFGGGHRMCPGKEFARILILVFLHHLLKNFRWEPKVLSEKILYPFFLLAIPTDGYPITISAV, encoded by the exons ATGGACCTCTTCCTCCTCTCTTTTGCAACCACACTTACTATAATCATCTATTCTttgttcaaatatttctttGCCAAGCCAAAAGAAAAAATGCCTCTAGCTCCAGGCACCTTTGGTTGGCCTATTATTGGAGAAACCATCCAATTCCTTAATTCACTTTACTATGGATTGGTCCATGAGTTTGTTCAAGAAAGAACCAAAAAATACAACTCTCATGTATTCAAAACCTCATTACTTGGCCAAAaagttgttattttttctgGTCCAGCAGCTAACAAATTCATATTCACTCAAGGTAATAAACTTATCATTGGTTGGAGACCTAAGTCTGTTCAAAAACTCTTCCCATCTACATCATTTGTCCCTATTGAACATGACACCAAAAGGGCACACAATGTCATTAGCTATTTTTTGAACTCACAAAATGTAGAGAGACTTATAAGTACTATGGACAATATGTCACATTTGCACTTGAAAAATCATTGGAAAGGGAAACATGAAGTGATAGTGTATGATCTAGTTAAGTTATTCactttctctctttctattaGAGCCTTTATGGGTATCGAAGAATCGGATAAAATCTTGAATCTTTAtgagaaattcaagatttttacACAAGGTCTTTTGGCAGTGGACATAAATCTTCCTGGCACAACATTTTATAAGGCAATGAAAGCTGGGAATGAATTAAGGAAACAAATGAAGGTtataattaaacaaagaaaGGTTGAATTATCAGAAAATCCAAATTTGTCAAAAGTTGATGTGTTAACACAAATGATCAATGAACAAGATGAAGATGGAAAGTACATGACTGAGGTTGAAATAGAGGATAAAGTGTTTGGCTTTATTATTGGTAGTTATGATACTACTGCTACAACTATTACTTTGACCATGAAGTACCTTCAGCAAATGCCTGAGTACTTCAATGAAATAATCCAag AGCAAAATGAGATATCAATGCAAATGATGCCAAGGGAAGAGCTATGCTGGAATGACATTcaaaaaatgaggaaaacttGGAGCTTTGTGAATGAAGTGTTAAGAAACACACCAGTTGTTCAAGGTATTTTTAGAGAAGCAATAGAGGACTTCACTTATGAAGACTTCTACATACCAAAAGGATGGAAG ATATATTTGAGTTTTGGAGCTACACAAAAGAATGGTGAATACTTTCCAAATCCTACAAAGTTTGATCCGTCAAGATTTGAAGGAAATGGACAAGTTCCTTATACATCAGTTCCATTTGGCGGAGGACATAGAATGTGTCCTGGAAAAGAATTTGCAAGAATATTGattcttgtttttcttcatcATCTACTTAAAAATTTTAGATGGGAGCCTAAAGTTCTTTCAGAAAAAATATTGTACCCTTTTTTCTTACTAGCTATCCCAACAGATGGATACCCTATTACCATTTCTGCTGTTTaa
- the LOC125844401 gene encoding beta-amyrin 28-monooxygenase-like isoform X1 has translation MDLFLLSFATTLTIIIYSLFKYFFAKPKEKMPLAPGTFGWPIIGETIQFLNSLYYGLVHEFVQERTKKYNSHVFKTSLLGQKVVIFSGPAANKFIFTQGNKLIIGWRPKSVQKLFPSTSFVPIEHDTKRAHNVISYFLNSQNVERLISTMDNMSHLHLKNHWKGKHEVIVYDLVKLFTFSLSIRAFMGIEESDKILNLYEKFKIFTQGLLAVDINLPGTTFYKAMKAGNELRKQMKVIIKQRKVELSENPNLSKVDVLTQMINEQDEDGKYMTEVEIEDKVFGFIIGSYDTTATTITLTMKYLQQMPEYFNEIIQEQNEISMQMMPREELCWNDIQKMRKTWSFVNEVLRNTPVVQGIFREAIEDFTYEDFYIPKGWKIYLSFGATQKNGEYFPNPTKFDPSRFEGNGQVPYTSVPFGGGHRMCPGKEFARILILVFLHHLLKNFRWEPKVPSEKILYPFFLLAIPTDGYPITLSAV, from the exons ATGGACCTCTTCCTCCTCTCTTTTGCAACCACACTTACTATAATCATCTATTCTttgttcaaatatttctttGCCAAGCCAAAAGAAAAAATGCCTCTAGCTCCAGGCACCTTTGGTTGGCCTATTATTGGAGAAACCATCCAATTCCTTAATTCACTTTACTATGGATTGGTCCATGAGTTTGTTCAAGAAAGAACCAAAAAATACAACTCTCATGTATTCAAAACCTCATTACTTGGCCAAAaagttgttattttttctgGTCCAGCAGCTAACAAATTCATATTCACTCAAGGTAATAAACTTATCATTGGTTGGAGACCTAAGTCTGTTCAAAAACTCTTCCCATCTACATCATTTGTCCCTATTGAACATGACACCAAAAGGGCACACAATGTCATTAGCTATTTTTTGAACTCACAAAATGTAGAGAGACTTATAAGTACTATGGACAATATGTCACATTTGCACTTGAAAAATCATTGGAAAGGGAAACATGAAGTGATAGTGTATGATCTAGTTAAGTTATTCactttctctctttctattaGAGCCTTTATGGGTATCGAAGAATCGGATAAAATCTTGAATCTTTAtgagaaattcaagatttttacACAAGGTCTTTTGGCAGTGGACATAAATCTTCCTGGCACAACATTTTATAAGGCAATGAAAGCTGGGAATGAATTAAGGAAACAAATGAAGGTtataattaaacaaagaaaGGTTGAATTATCAGAAAATCCAAATTTGTCAAAAGTTGATGTGTTAACACAAATGATCAATGAACAAGATGAAGATGGAAAGTACATGACTGAGGTTGAAATAGAGGATAAAGTGTTTGGCTTTATTATTGGTAGTTATGATACTACTGCTACAACTATTACTTTGACCATGAAGTACCTTCAGCAAATGCCTGAGTACTTCAATGAAATAATCCAag AGCAAAATGAGATATCAATGCAAATGATGCCAAGGGAAGAGCTATGCTGGAATGACATTcaaaaaatgaggaaaacttGGAGCTTTGTGAATGAAGTGTTAAGAAACACACCAGTTGTTCAAGGTATTTTTAGAGAAGCAATAGAGGACTTCACTTATGAAGACTTCTACATACCAAAAGGATGGAAG ATATATTTGAGTTTTGGAGCTACACAAAAGAATGGTGAATACTTTCCAAATCCTACAAAGTTTGATCCGTCAAGATTTGAAGGAAATGGACAAGTTCCTTATACATCAGTTCCATTTGGCGGAGGACATAGAATGTGTCCTGGAAAAGAATTTGCAAGAATATTGattcttgtttttcttcatcATCTACTTAAAAATTTTAGATGGGAGCCTAAA